From a region of the Paenibacillus sp. FSL R10-2734 genome:
- a CDS encoding response regulator transcription factor, with the protein MSVIRVLLVDDHDMVRMGLKTYLMLEPTFEVIGEAANGQEALEMLRAGGHEGLPDLVLMDLMMPVMNGVETTRAVLSEFPGLKIVILTSFLEDDLVVDAIEAGAVSYVLKTVSAEELIYALQGAFRGMPVMTGDVSQALTRGIRQRTVQGDSSGLTEREKEVLLLIAEGKTNKDIGEELHISIKTVKTHVSNLLMKCELDDRTQLAIYAHRKGWAQG; encoded by the coding sequence ATGAGTGTCATAAGAGTATTGCTTGTAGATGATCACGATATGGTACGGATGGGTCTCAAAACATATCTGATGCTGGAGCCGACGTTTGAGGTTATAGGAGAAGCAGCCAATGGACAGGAAGCGCTGGAAATGCTGCGTGCTGGTGGTCATGAAGGTTTGCCCGATCTCGTGCTGATGGATCTGATGATGCCTGTGATGAATGGCGTGGAGACTACTCGTGCGGTGCTGTCAGAATTTCCTGGCCTCAAAATCGTTATCTTGACCAGCTTCCTTGAGGATGACCTCGTCGTAGACGCTATAGAAGCTGGAGCAGTCAGCTATGTGCTCAAAACTGTGTCAGCAGAGGAGCTGATCTATGCACTGCAAGGTGCATTCCGTGGTATGCCAGTCATGACTGGCGATGTATCGCAAGCGCTGACACGTGGCATTCGCCAGCGAACTGTGCAAGGCGATTCCTCCGGCTTGACAGAGCGTGAGAAGGAGGTTCTGCTGCTCATTGCCGAGGGCAAGACCAATAAGGATATCGGCGAGGAGCTGCATATCAGCATCAAGACGGTGAAGACGCATGTTAGCAACCTGCTAATGAAATGCGAGCTTGATGATCGTACTCAGCTGGCTATTTATGCTCATCGGAAGGGTTGGGCTCAGGGGTAG
- a CDS encoding 3D domain-containing protein yields MNKMGIFQRFWCLFVTIVLLLTVAGVIPESKHQAVVANGIGDTLQHTDFGNALSNKLQHTQANSGSLSTKEQPVVLATGRATLLSNDQHSRTSVLPATTKNKPAATLSPQSTKAPATKAPTTKGNGGAGSSKAPNSVPVAAPAADQIITSMKVMATGYTAGYESTGKTSKHPEYGITYSGVKVRRDKNTVSTIAADPKVIPLGSILYIPGYGYGIVADTGSAIKGRKIDLYFATTKQVYKEWGKKSVEVQLIKRGNGKCTEAMLKKLSQAIETYNAVPQSLLEESI; encoded by the coding sequence ATGAACAAAATGGGCATATTTCAGAGGTTTTGGTGTCTTTTCGTCACAATAGTTCTGCTGTTGACTGTTGCAGGTGTCATTCCTGAATCAAAGCATCAAGCAGTTGTGGCTAACGGTATAGGAGACACATTACAGCACACGGACTTTGGCAATGCGCTATCGAACAAGTTGCAACATACGCAGGCTAACTCTGGCTCATTGAGTACCAAAGAGCAACCAGTTGTACTTGCGACAGGCCGCGCCACATTATTGTCAAATGATCAACATTCTAGAACATCTGTATTACCTGCGACAACGAAAAATAAACCAGCAGCTACATTGTCACCACAGAGCACCAAAGCGCCAGCTACCAAAGCTCCAACTACCAAAGGGAATGGGGGCGCTGGTTCTTCAAAAGCACCAAATTCTGTTCCTGTAGCTGCGCCAGCAGCTGACCAGATTATCACTTCAATGAAAGTGATGGCGACGGGTTATACTGCGGGTTATGAATCTACAGGTAAAACTTCAAAACATCCCGAATACGGAATCACCTATTCAGGTGTGAAAGTACGTAGAGATAAGAATACAGTCTCGACCATTGCTGCTGACCCTAAGGTAATACCGTTAGGGAGTATATTGTATATACCTGGTTATGGGTACGGTATAGTCGCTGATACAGGATCTGCCATTAAAGGGCGGAAGATTGATTTGTATTTTGCTACCACGAAACAGGTGTATAAGGAATGGGGCAAAAAATCAGTTGAAGTTCAGCTCATTAAGCGCGGTAACGGTAAATGTACTGAAGCTATGCTGAAGAAGCTAAGCCAGGCGATTGAGACTTATAATGCCGTACCGCAATCTCTGCTGGAAGAATCCATTTAA
- a CDS encoding HAMP domain-containing sensor histidine kinase, whose protein sequence is MGTIISNTKWLLTFYFLLSGGVSAGLMYAGACLGYIEVEDYRMWLYLCIGIVLCAVIIGYMAGQRIQRRIDHLDLNMLQVAKGNLSVRMPESDDQSFARVYHEFNVMMDTVENKMQLLQRLGEQEVIEKEQAAESAVLEERRRMARDLHDTVSQQLFAIHMSASSLPKVLKVNEAQGQLVMDQLIAMSQMAQKQMRALIAQLRPVELEGRNLFEALEKWFPDYCRQNGLKGMKELELQGELSEAIEHQLFLIIQEAMANIVKHAGARLVSLSLREGSRQVVLSISDDGQGFEHIQQKQGSYGLTTMRERAEKLGGQVEIISRKGAGTTIRVHIPKFVQGNSESEGKRAIGTITEDEEE, encoded by the coding sequence ATGGGGACGATCATCAGTAATACCAAATGGTTGTTGACGTTCTATTTTTTGCTCAGTGGAGGAGTAAGTGCTGGGTTAATGTATGCGGGCGCCTGCCTTGGTTATATCGAAGTTGAAGATTATCGCATGTGGCTGTATCTGTGCATCGGTATCGTGTTGTGCGCCGTAATTATCGGCTATATGGCAGGTCAGCGGATTCAGCGCCGGATTGATCATCTGGATTTGAACATGCTGCAGGTGGCAAAAGGAAACCTTTCTGTAAGGATGCCAGAGAGCGATGACCAGTCTTTTGCGAGGGTGTATCACGAATTTAATGTCATGATGGATACAGTTGAGAACAAGATGCAGCTACTGCAGCGATTAGGTGAACAAGAGGTTATTGAGAAGGAACAGGCAGCGGAGAGCGCGGTGCTGGAGGAAAGAAGGCGTATGGCCCGGGATTTGCATGATACGGTGAGCCAGCAGCTTTTTGCCATCCACATGTCGGCTTCTTCGCTGCCTAAAGTGCTGAAAGTCAATGAAGCTCAAGGGCAGTTGGTAATGGATCAGTTAATTGCAATGTCACAGATGGCACAAAAGCAGATGAGAGCACTCATTGCACAGTTGCGACCGGTGGAGCTGGAAGGCAGGAATCTGTTCGAAGCACTGGAAAAATGGTTCCCGGACTATTGCCGCCAGAACGGTTTAAAAGGAATGAAGGAGCTTGAACTGCAAGGAGAATTGTCCGAGGCAATTGAACATCAGCTGTTTCTGATTATTCAGGAGGCCATGGCGAATATTGTGAAGCATGCTGGGGCTAGACTGGTTAGTCTATCGCTGCGTGAAGGGTCGAGACAGGTTGTGCTGAGCATTAGTGATGACGGTCAAGGCTTTGAACATATACAGCAAAAACAAGGTTCGTACGGTCTTACCACCATGCGTGAGCGTGCGGAGAAGCTGGGCGGACAAGTGGAGATTATTAGTCGTAAAGGTGCGGGAACGACCATACGCGTACATATCCCTAAGTTTGTGCAAGGGAACTCTGAGTCAGAGGGAAAAAGAGCGATAGGAACAATTACAGAGGACGAGGAGGAATAG
- the liaF gene encoding cell wall-active antibiotics response protein LiaF, with translation MKRRFTSQIFGGLILIGIGAMFLLRQLGYTDFSLGYLISNYWPVILILMGMKRLLGTGDEHSKGGSSPIGGFFFLAIGVFFLGRNLDWFDISAGDFFKMFIPIMLIGGGLYVIFKPRGSVPPVPPAPTSPNDHFPSGKSSLDVEPPKPLDSTLDEQFEQKFGKPSGGRDWNINLQKDEEEDEDGTGAFKSTAESRWQEKQERHERRRQERHERHARRHGEWHEEFQESESNKESTNRSAFIGDVHMGREHFQLKNTNVSQFIGDTVLDLTNAQIAYGETKINISAFIGDIKVYIPNDMDLGISVNSSSFIGDMEVLDQSRSGFMSSVQCKTPYYKEAGKKVRITVSAFIGDIKVKTVG, from the coding sequence ATGAAAAGAAGGTTCACAAGTCAGATTTTTGGTGGCCTGATCTTGATAGGGATTGGAGCCATGTTTCTACTCAGACAATTGGGTTACACCGATTTCAGCTTAGGCTATTTGATCTCAAATTATTGGCCTGTTATTTTGATCCTAATGGGGATGAAGCGACTTCTGGGGACGGGAGACGAACATTCAAAAGGTGGATCTTCACCTATTGGCGGTTTTTTCTTTCTGGCGATCGGAGTGTTCTTCCTTGGACGGAACTTGGACTGGTTCGATATTTCGGCCGGGGATTTTTTCAAAATGTTCATTCCAATCATGCTTATTGGTGGCGGACTTTATGTGATTTTTAAACCAAGAGGTTCAGTACCACCAGTGCCACCTGCTCCAACGTCACCGAATGATCACTTTCCTTCAGGAAAAAGCTCACTGGATGTGGAGCCGCCAAAGCCGCTGGATTCCACGCTAGATGAGCAATTTGAACAGAAATTCGGCAAACCTTCTGGTGGGCGAGACTGGAATATTAATCTTCAAAAAGATGAAGAAGAGGATGAGGACGGAACGGGAGCTTTTAAGTCCACCGCTGAATCACGTTGGCAGGAGAAACAGGAGCGCCATGAGCGCAGACGTCAGGAACGTCATGAGCGTCACGCTAGAAGACATGGGGAGTGGCATGAGGAGTTCCAGGAATCAGAGAGTAACAAGGAGTCGACCAATCGCTCTGCTTTTATCGGGGATGTCCACATGGGGCGCGAGCATTTTCAACTGAAGAACACGAATGTCTCGCAGTTTATAGGCGATACTGTCCTTGATCTGACGAACGCGCAAATTGCTTATGGAGAAACGAAAATTAATATCTCCGCTTTTATAGGTGACATTAAGGTGTATATTCCGAATGATATGGATCTGGGTATTTCAGTGAACAGCAGTTCTTTTATCGGCGATATGGAGGTTCTGGATCAGTCTCGCAGTGGATTTATGAGCAGTGTTCAATGCAAGACACCTTACTATAAAGAAGCCGGCAAAAAAGTTCGCATTACCGTAAGTGCTTTTATAGGTGACATTAAAGTTAAAACGGTGGGTTAG